A genomic window from Montipora capricornis isolate CH-2021 chromosome 8, ASM3666992v2, whole genome shotgun sequence includes:
- the LOC138060507 gene encoding neuronal acetylcholine receptor subunit beta-3-like isoform X2, whose amino-acid sequence MRLLRLAILFVWTFNRTKGSGNSTEQDLINYLLRGYNKDAHPIPEQNKSSYTVTFGLELVQLVNVDDKNQIITTNVWVRQKWTNLLLTWQPEDYEGITRVRLDPKLLWIPDIVLYNSADSEFSGGLEKYKTRVIVDSDGTCSWYSPASFRSTCPIDVTHFPFDEQTCTMKFGSWTFEVVDLDIHADLSPLHSTQYVKSAEWDLMGASRKRNVQSYACCTYPFSDVTITFVFKRKPLFYIFNLIIPCMIIMSMVLLGFFLPPESGERITLSITVLLAMAVFLQLAAENLPRNSENVPVMGIFYITVMLEVAISLVATCYILHIHHRNSGTAVVPVPRWVDRCVLNKLGKILGVKKPVTEDNYDLSSRKDFKRLSLMKKDFETRMGNGISKNSFQTKMILDKAQAGTYTTVSSPEEFCLTSFSMNSVEGSATRMDMTQDKGNRRDSGDSNSTKTAQGVMVLVDSLKHRRQIEKNQEEWRHLAMVLDRFFFWIFVLLISFSTFVVLARV is encoded by the exons CAGTCACTTTTGGATTGGAATTGGTCCAGCTGGTTAATGTT GATGATAAGAACCAGATTATAACGACAAACGTATGGGTCAGGCAG AAATGGACCAATCTTCTATTAACATGGCAACCAGAAGACTACGAAGGCATCACACGAGTCCGGCTTGATCCGAAATTGCTGTGGATTCCAGATATTGTTCTTTACAATAG TGCGGACAGCGAGTTCAGCGGTGGACTTGAAAAGTACAAGACCCGAGTGATCGTTGATTCCGACGGCACATGTTCATGGTACAGTCCTGCCTCGTTTCGGAGCACATGTCCCATTGACGTTACACATTTTCCGTTCGACGAACAAACATGCACCATGAAGTTTGGATCGTGGACTTTTGAAGTCGTTGATCTCGACATCCACGCTGATTTGTCGCCCCTCCATTCCACTCAGTACGTGAAAAGTGCCGAGTGGGATTTAATGGGCGCTTCGAGAAAACGAAACGTACAGTCATACGCGTGTTGTACTTACCCATTTTCCGACGTCACTATAACATTCGTTTTCAAGCGGAAACCTTTGTTCTACATCTTCAACTTGATCATACCCTGTATGATAATCATGTCTATGGTACTACTCGGATTCTTCTTACCTCCGGAGTCTGGCGAGCGAATTACTCTGAGCATTACAGTGCTGTTAGCGATGGCGGTCTTCTTGCAGCTGGCGGCCGAGAATTTGCCCCGGAACTCCGAAAATGTTCCGGTGATGGGGATATTTTACATCACTGTTATGTTGGAAGTCGCCATCTCGCTCGTGGCCACGTGTTATATTCTTCACATTCATCATCGCAATTCTGGTACCGCTGTGGTTCCAGTTCCTCGCTGGGTCGATAGATGCGTCCTAAACAAGCTGGGAAAGATCTTGGGCGTGAAGAAACCCGTAACAGAAGACAATTACGACTTGTCGTCGCGGAAGGATTTCAAAAGGCTTTCACTTATGAAAAAAGACTTCGAAACACGTATGGGGAACGGGATCAGCAAGAACTCTTTTCAAACCAAGATGATCCTTGATAAAGCACAAGCTGGAACGTACACAACTGTAAGTTCCCCTGAAGAATTTTGTTTGACATCGTTTTCAATGAACTCTGTTGAAGGTTCAGCGACTAGGATGGATATGACGCAAGATAAAGGAAATAGAAGGGACAGTGGCGACAGCAATAGTACGAAAACGGCACAGGGAGTTATGGTGTTAGTGGATAGCTTGAAGCATCGACGACAAATTGAAAAGAACCAGGAGGAATGGAGGCATCTGGCAATGGTGCTGGATAGATTTTTTTTCTGGATTTTTGTCCTGCTTATAtcgttttcaacttttgtcgTTCTAGCGAGAGTGTAG